AGTAGTTGgggcgaatagcatagatacatttaaggggaagctagataaacacacgagggagaaataaATAGAAGGATTTGCTGATAGGTTAAGATGAAGAGGGGGTGGCAGGAGGCTTATGTTTAACATAAACCCTGGcaaagaccagttgggccgaatggcctgttcctgtgctgtaaattctatgtaactccATGAACACTGCCACTTCAGTCTGATTTATGTGGCATGCTCAGTTATGTTTGTCCATTAACCTTTTCACATCCGGGAAATTTTATTTTCAACTGTGCTGCCTTGTATAATTATAGTATTTGGGCTTGAATATGTAACCTTGATAGTTCTGGAGGATTGAAGTGATGTTTGTAAACTGCTTAAATTCACCTTGATGGCCCATGATGTAGTTAATGGGCACCTCATTGTGTTATTGTCCTGTAATGCACTTGTATCTCTAGACCCTTTCATTTAGTTCTGGGAGAGCCGCAGATTTGAGCACCACGCTCTCTATTTCTCCAGAGAAAGTAGcagtgagtcatagagagatacagcatcgaaacaggcccttcggcccaccgagtccatgctgaccgtcaaccacccagtgaggggtgggtgtcTCTCATACTGCACAGGTGGCCAGACTGGGAACATGCAGAGAGCAGCTGGTCTGCTGAGTGccatgtatttcagatttccagcatccacagtatttggctTTTGTATTTTTGACCGAGCTTTTGATTACCTGTTCTGATGTCTCCTTTGACTCTGTGTCAATTTCCATCTGACTACACGCCTGTGACGTTGCCTTGGGCCGTTTTCACACATTAATGTTATCAAATGTCCAAACTTGAGTATACCTTTTGCATATTCATATTGTTGTCCATTTTAAAAACCTGGATAACATGGCAATGCATGGAGTGATGGTGacaggctgtgtaaattgggtctactctggagtttagaagaataagaggtgatctcacagaaacatgcaagattctgaagggacttgacgggATTGATTCTGACAGGTTATTTCCCCTGTCTGGAAAATCTAGCACAAGggagcacagcctcaggataagaggccaatcatttagaactgagatgatgagaaatatcttcactcaaagggttgtgaatctttggaattctctaccccccccccccagagggttgtggatgctccatcgttgagtatatttaaggctgggatagatagatttttgatctctcagagaatcaagggatatggtgagcaggcgggaaagtggagttgaagccgaagatcagccatgatcgtattgaatggtggagcaggattgacAGGCCACGTGGtcaactccagctcctatttcttatgttcttatgcatgaGGTGAAATTTCTGTACAATGCAAGAGGAAATACTTTAGTACATCTGGAATCAACTGTATTCCAAATTGCGGCTGCTACTTAAAGTTGAATCTTAGGAGTGAAAAAGGTGTGAAGGCACTTCATTTCCCATCCTCCACAAACACACAAGCTCCGCAAAAACAGACACATTCTTGGTTTGAACGAAGACTGGTTCACAGCAGAAATCATGATTAAATCTCCAGCCAACACAATTTTGCTTTCCTGGTAATACAAAACACCTAAGCCTATTTCCTCCTGCTTTCGCAAGTGAAAGGAACACAACACCAAATAAGGGCCGACCATTTTGCTAACGGAGCAAAAATGTATAAGCATTTGGAGGGAAACTACTTCTAAAGAGCAACGTTCAATTCTTTTCAGCAATAATGCAGCATTACTTGTTACTGCACTTCGCACCACACTCAGAGTTGTCTTCCTGCCCCCTGAAATTTGTTAAAAGAGCTGGAGACCAGGGAGGTGCATTCAGGACTccatatggatttttttttttttttttttaatggattcGAAATCTAAAATGTCAAACTTCCTTTCCCAAATATGTCCCATCTGATGAATGCTGAAAGTTCCGTTGATCTTTTCCCCCTCCTCACAGAAGTAATTGAAGTCTGGTATATTGTACTGCTTTCATTATAAAGACAAGTGGGACCATGTGCAATTAACTTCCAAAAAACCATTTGCGCTGTCGATTACTCATCTAAAATTAGAACCCATTAATTAAAAGGGCAGTCAATTTAAAATCACTTGGTAGACGTTCTGCATTCTGTGTAATTTCTAAACAAAACTGATTTACAAAGTAAGACattcatttatataatgccttttacCTCTGTGCATCCCAAAGGGCTTTATAGCCAGGGAAGTACTTTATGACATGTAGtcactgtttatgggagcttgctgtgtgcaaattggctgctgcttttgttacattacaacagtacttaTACTGGAGAGGGAGCGCATGATGACCAGTACACATGAGACCTTCCACGACCGGTAGGCAACCGCAGGAAGCTTAACTGGGTGTGCTATGTAAATATTGTGGCggcaagagcaagtcagaagctgggaattctgcggagagtaactcgcatcctgactccccaaagtctgtccaccatctgcaaggcagaagtcaggagtgtgatggaatactgtccacttgcctggatgggtgcagctctgccAGCActcaaagctcgacaccatccaagacgaagcagcccgcttgattggcaccccatccaccaccttcaacattcactctcgctTTCTCCACCAATggagcacagtggcagctgtgtgtaccatctagaagatgcattgcaacaacacaccaaggttcctttgacagcaccttacaaatccgcaacctctaccacctagaaggacaagggtagcagacgcgtgggaacaccaccacctgcaagttccccaccaagtcgcacaccatcctgacttggaactgtatcgccgttccttcactgtcgctgggtcaaaatcctggaacttgctgactaacagcactgtggatcaaCATACTgtcgtaatttttttttttaagtgtgcgCACAATTTGTTCAAATGTGCAGGCCTTTTAAATTTTTGTGCATGGCCACACGTGCAGTAGTTTAAAGGGGCTGTGTCGTGTGCAGTTTGTGTGGGAACTTTTGGGTTGCCGCTACCTTAGAGGAAACTTtgctgtgggtgtacctgtaccacatggactgcagcggttcaagaaggcagctcaccaccaccctcttgaGGGTAACTCacgtgggcaataaatgttggcctcgccagcgccacccacatcccCATGACCAGGCACCTGGAACATTTATTTTCCTGATTGTGACACTGGGCCAAACCAGTGCCAGCCTTATTTGATTTATTTAAAATAGCCAAATGACAAACACTTCTGATCACCAGGTGACTACTGGTACAGCAGTGTGTACTACTGAGCCAGAGAGACCCAAAGGCCCTTTGATCTCTAATCTGTTAAATTAGATGATCTAAACCTGAGGCAGTAATTGGGGAGTGATAATTAGATTCAGCAACACGAGGCAAGAAATAATTGGGTTTTACTATCCAATGACCTTATTGGAAAGGTTGTGTATGTTGATATTGGAGAAGTACTGGTTTGAACCAGCTTTATTGCTCCTCCTCACCGACACATGACAATCACTGTCTCGGCTCACATTTGAACAGTAAAAGAAAAAGATTTgggtttatataacacctttcaggacatcccaaatcgctttacagccaatgaagtgtcgtcactgttggaatgtagaaaACGCGGCaggtaatttgtgcacagcaatcacCTATGattggataaaaacagaaaatgttggaactactcagctggtcaagcagcatctgtggagagagaaattgttAATGTTTCAGTTTAATAACCTTTCATCTTATTGTTAACCTATTCAATCACCTATCAGTCCTACCCTTCACCATCCAAAAACCTAAAGTAGGGTGTTGAGTGAATGAACTAAGTAGCAGTAGTCACTTTAATTGTTATCTCTATTCCCCTGACAAAGGGAAACTAAGAACTTTGTGACAAATGTAGCCAATGTCTGAATTGGACAGTGCACAGTAAGTGCACAAGTACTTGAGTTGCGTCGCAAATCAAGAGCGTTTTCCTCCTTCTGGATTGTTTCTGCTTCTCCAACGTAGCAATTTGATGAGGTTAAGACTTGCATTAAATATTCTGTCATGTTGGAAGATCATCTTGTAGAAAGTGTCAACGTGCAGATTCCCTGTTGGGTCGGCAAATTTCAGTGTTGTGAATGGAGTGTATAGATTGTTGGTCTGGTAACGGAATGGAGGGTTTTCGGAAGTAATCACCTTCACTGTATGCTGTTAGCAAAATCAGAAGATGTTAATGATCTAAGATTTGCACCATTCACAAGCATGGCATTAATTAACCCATCTCCCCACTCCTTTACAAACCCACTCTAAACGCAAAGCCATCAATGGTGCATCTTAGTTAGCTCACGTTTTAATTTGTGCAAGAAGGCACTAGCTTTATGTATTGTCCTCCTTAGCAACACTAGGTCAGTATAACAAGTATCTGAGCAGAAGAAGTCTATGAGCAAATATCATAAGCGTCTCACTCGAGTCTCTGTTCACTGCTTTCATATGATAGCTACTCTATTGCCATGGGTATCTTTTGCTCCTATTTTGTCAATTTCCTCCCCTTTCCTCTTGAAAATAGAGTTCAATGGGTATCGAGCACTGTCCATATCTTGCCCAAGTGTGAGTCTTGCCAATGAGTGCTGCCAGCCTCCCATGACGACGGGGATTACAGGTGAACCTAATAATTTTCTCATGCAATATCCCTCCCCATGCCCTTCCAGTCGGAACTGCAGGATGGCAATCAGGAATAAGACACTACACTGCTGAAGCTTTTGCCTTATCCACTGGCTTTGAAACAGGCATATCTCTAATTAATCACTTACTTAAGGGTAAGTCATTGGCGAGCACATTTCAACATAGATAATtttgttcattttggtaggaagaataaggaagagACCATAACTAGGAGCGATAAGTATAAGATGGTCACtcctaaatccaataggaaatttagGAGCTGCTACTTTTAACCTGAAAATGTGAGCTCACTACCACACGGAGTAGTTGAGGCACAGATGGGAAGCTAgatgagcacatgagggagaaaggaatggaaggacatcttgatggggttagatgatgaaaggtgggaggaggctcgtgtggagcgtaATCACCAGAATGGATCTATTGGGCCgaatgacttgtttctgtgctTTAGATACAGTGTAATACTttgtaaggtaattggcaaaagggcCAAAGGTGGGGGGCAGATGGAAGTTATCTTTATGCAGcgaattatgatctggaatgcactgccagaaagtgaggtggaagaagattcaatagtaactttcaaaacagaattggatagatacttgaaggggagaaaaatttgcagggcgatggggaaagaacagggagagtgggactaattgcgtagctctttcaaagagccagcatagacatgatgggctgaatggcctccctctatgctgtacaattctatgattctgtaaaatAACTTATTAAATACCATTCTTTTCAGTACAATAATATTTCATCTATCATAAAACATTTGTAAAATACATTTAAAATAAAATGGCTTTGAGGGTGCTGGTTATTTCAAGAATACCTCAGCTACTTCTTCTGCTGTTTGCCCAAGAGTACCGAAGACCTTTTTAGAATAAGGAAGGTACAATTGGCGAAACATTTTTGCAGTTTCTTCATCCGTACTGGAGAGGTCCATTTTAGCAGCGTCCTCGTACAGTTTAGTTTCAAACTCAGTGAAGACTGGTCCTGGTTCAATAAGACTTATGCTATAGGGAGACATACATACCGAGATCAGATCATCAGCCTAGCCAACTGATAACGAATAATGCAAGGATATGTCAACAGAAATAGTATTTAAGAATATACAAAATACCCTGTATCATAATCGCTCTGGAACCAACTGTGTACAATATTTGAAACTTAAACATGTTGTCCTGAAATGGCTTGACTTCCTTGAGGACTACCAACCACCAGAGTATGTAGATAGCTCCAATATGTATTGTTTTAAAATaactgcaagtccatcatctcaatGAGTCAAGAACCAATAGGAGTACAGCTCCCCTGATGGCTCAGTGAAAGAATATATTACACTGCATATTGCGGTACTGAACCATTTGGCTAGCAAGCTTCTGGTAAGAACTCTGGACTATTCTGAGTTCATTAATCTTAGCTGAGCAAAGTGGTACAGGTACTACAGTTCAGCTTGGTGTTGTATGGCTagagagggggagaaaagagaaatatcaTTGAGAGTCCTTGGAACACATCACATGAAAATGAAGAACCCTGAATTGTGCAAAAAGATTGGATTGTATTTTTGTTAAAAATTTTCATGGCTTACTTTATATTGAATCTTAAGGCTTGAATTGCCAAACTTTCGCAGAAACCTTCTACTGCAAATTTTGATGCTGAGTAGATGTCGTTGAATAGAAGACCTAGAAATATGAAGAACAAATCAATTTTTCCCAGCAAATAAAACCAATGTTTAAGTTTGATAAAATGTTTGTCTTCAACACTGCAGCTATAATAAATGTCCATGAGCTGCTGAAACTTCTAAAATAATCAACTTACCATGGAGTCCCATAACACTACTCATGACGACAATGTGTCCATTTTGACGTCTTTTCATATCGGGTAGAATTTCTTTCACCAAACGAGTCAGACCGAAGAAGTTTGTTTCGAGCACAGTTCTCATGGTGTCCAAGCTCTGGCACTCTACTGGTCCAATGAGCCCCATTCCAGCATTATTTACTAAAACAAGGAGAAAAATGGAATACAAAATACTGTTTTTGCTCAAGAAGATAGTTTTACCAGAAGTACAGAAGTAATGAGCAGGAGGGTACAACATTTTTCTGAGAAACCAAGGTGGGGTGCCATATCCCTAGTGCAGGACACGTTAAAACTTATAAGACCAAGAAATAGTGATTATCACTTTTTATActatattaaaaatcttacatctgGAAGCAGTTACGATCAACCTCTTGTGTTATAATGTTCCATATCCATTTTTAGAATGGAAACtatctatgtaaacttgtcacactgtaattgcaTGGTCAATGAGTGGAGGTGCGACTGTGCCACCACTGGTTGGAGGGTATAATGTActgaaggggaaacatttgcagggctttgAGAGTGGGACTTGTTGGGATAGTTCGTTCAGAGTTGGCACAAACACGatgaaccaaatggcctcattctgtagcATCCTATGATTCTCTGTGAAAACGCCTCCGGTTCCTCTTTCTTTTGAAGAGTTTCTGACCTCTGCTGCCCGTCCACAACAGCGTCATTGAAATCTCAAACTTACCGAAGCGACTTGTCAGTTCAACCTGTTTCATATAACCCTGAGACTAATGTGTAAAATGGGTTTAGGGTTAGAGTTGGGTTCGAGAGCTTGAAGTGGGCTTAGAGTTGAGATATTAGATTTAGATTTTGGGTGGAATTAAGAATTGGAGTTGGGTTTAGGATTGCGGTCGAGTTGCTTAAGGTTGGGATTTGGTTATGGTTGGCTTTTCAATAAAGCTTCGGGGTAGAGTTTGTCTGTGACCCTAAGACCAACTCTATTTATTTTGAGGGTGACTTGATTTCATTAAAATATGTACTTATTTCAATGAGGAGACTCTTCCAGATGAATTCACCATGAGTATAGCTCGAGATTTGTAATGGAGCCTCAATATATTTAGTGACTTGTTAATGAGAGGATTTTTAGATTTCTATGAATAGTTTAAAAAAATAAATGCATTGTAGCAGTTACTCCAACTTGGTTATATATGAACAACTACTGAATTGCTATTTGGCACGATTTGTATATTACTATGGATTTACAAAATCTTAAATGGAAAAAATCCCATTTAATGCAATATTTTGTTTGCTTATGAAATGTTttttagataagatgttaaaccttgtctgcactctcaggtggatgcaaaagatcccatggcactatttgaagaagaggaggggcgTTCTCCCTGGTGTCGCTCAATCAACATTCcaaaaaaacagattctctggtcattatcacattgctgttggtgggactttttgctctgtgcaaattggctgccttgttccctacattacaacagcaaccacACTTCAAAtccacttaattagctgtaaagtgctttgaaacgcCGTGATGTTATGAAAGGCACGATAGaattgcaagtctttttttatatAAATCTTACCCAGTATATCCACCTTTCTCTCTGGAATACTGTTCACACACTTGCATACGGAATCTTCACTGCAAACGTCAAGTTCTTTGATTTCCAGTGTGTTGTTCAGCGTATCGCCTGCTGCGTCTTCCAGTTTTTTCTTCTTGTTTAAATCTCGCATTGTTGCGACAACTGCAATAAGACAAGGTTATACTGCAGTAGATGATTTATGGCAATTTTTGATGTATAATAGAGAGCCCCTGTGCCACTGTTGCTATATATACAGGAGACATTTCACAAATCTAAACTTAAATAATATACAGCTTATATTCTCATTTTTTAACTATTGAGAATTGGGATGAACCTtgatactttaaacacaggttataAACTGATCAGTGGACACTTTATTATGGCATTATTTGTCACCTATGCAATTTAATAATACAATGCATGTTACAAAGTACATAAAGGAAATTTAAGCCATATCTGTAACAAGGTAGGTTCAGATGAATTTCATTTGGCACATTTCATCTCATCATTCCCAACTATCAACCTAATGCATGTTGCCATTCTAGCCATTTTAAGTCTTCAAGTCTAGTGTCTTTGCTGCAACCACTTTTCTTGATAAATCAATCCAGGTGCTGATCACTCGATCAAAGCAGCTCCCTTTAGAAAGGAAAGAAAAACTTGcgtttcatatagcacctttcacaacgttacatcccaatgaagtacttttgaaatgcacttactgttgtaatgtaggaaacgcgacagccaccccatgcacagcaagctcccacaaacggcaataatgaccagatcatctgttttagtgatgttgtttgaaggataaatattggataGGACAGCAGGgagaaactcccctgctcttctttgaaatagtgcagtgggatcttttacatctggctgagagagcagatggggcctcggtttaacatctcatctgatcgAGGGCATGTCCCGCTCccttggggcttgaacccacaactttctgactcagaagcaacagtgctactcactgagccatggttgacacagTTTAACCACCGGACAATTAAAAGTATCAAATGTAAGACATTTCAGATACATGGCCACCCTCTGGTTCCAAGACATTCTGTTTTGTGATGTTATATGAAAAGCAAATCAATGTTTTGTCTCTATGCAGTACACACACAGGACCAGCAGGTGACTTATTCCCAGCATTCTGCTGCAACGGACTCTTTGAGATATGTGGAAGAGGTCCTGTGGTGACTCCTTCATTCTATTCACTACCTCATCCTCCAGTGAAGGTGATGGCCTCTGCAACCTAGTCCCACGCAACATGGTTGCAATCAGGAACTCGCTAAAGAGAGCCATGAGTTTCCTACCACCCTAGGAAAAATATGCTAAACACATTGCTTCGTTATTAAAATACACATCATTAGCAGGATAGAGGTGGGTAAGTCTGAATGGGTTCATTTGGGGCTTTATGCCCCTTGCTATATCTCTCCTGATCTTCAATAATCACTTTTTGAAACTTGTCTCTTTGACCATTTTTTGCAGTCACTTCCCCAACTCTTAACCCCAACTTGGTTCTGTCACCAACCCATCAAGCATCTTTGAATGTTTTACTGCATAAAGGCACGATTTAAGTGCCAGTTGCGAAGAAATTATAATAGCTTGTGTCTAGCACAGCTTTAAAAGTGAGACCTTTTATCATGACTAGTCAGGAACGCATtggctgaaagagtagttgaggcagaaaccctcatcacatttaaaaaaaaaaaatcttggctATGCATTTGAAGTGACGAAACctacagggaagtgggattaaactggatagctcttttgcggccagcacagacatgatggcctcCTTTATGTGCCATAAATCCTTTATGTTTCTATTACATTTGCACAACATAATCTATAGCCCGAGATGGCTAAGATCTTGCATCACTTATACAGAATACAATTTAAACTCCTGTCTTACCTTTAAATCGTTTCAACTCATCTTTTGCTAGTTTGACTGCTAGGGCCAGGCCAATACCAGAGGAGCAGCCTGTGACCATAACTGTTCTTGCAGACATTGTTGTTTTTCTACTGTGAACCACTGCAAACATAGAAAAAGACTTCAGTGTTTGTAAGATGCTGCTTTTCCCCTCTGAAGTAGTCAGCCTAAATACAGGTAGATGATTCCCTCAAGCTTTTCCAAGTTTTAATGAgttaaaaagaaagtcttgcatttagtcCCAGGAACTATTGATCAACAAACACAGGATACAGGCTCTTAACAAATCCAAAATTTGAAAGCCAAATAGTGGTACTGTTGCTTTACCTCCAGTTAAAAAATACTCCGAGGCTTGTCAATGTTGCAGCCAAACACGAACACATGGTAATCAGTGAAGCACATCTCTAAAAGCTAAAAATATTACTGCCCCTCAATTAATGTATCCAACTGACTGCAGGCTCTTTGCTCCCATGACCTCACTCAAACGTCTATTGCAAGTATTTATTTGGTGGAAGAACTTTCAACATTAATCCTAGATCCTCCCTTGAATCTGCTCCATTTGCCCCGCTATCTCACTTTACCTTAATAATTAGTCACGAGAAAGTAAAAAGAAAATCTTAGATTTCTATTacgcctttcgtgacctcaggatgtcccaaagtgctttgcagccaatgaaatctaGTCACTGTTGTGGGAAATAcaacagccagtttgcacacagcaagctcccacaagctgcaatgtgataatgaccagataatctgctttcagcaatgttgattgagggataaatattggccaggacaccaggtataACTCCCctgtgctcttctttgaagtagtgcactggaatagtgcagtgggcctcagtttaatatctcatttgaaagacagcacctctgacagtgcagcactccctcagtactgcaatgcagTGCCTGCCTAGAGTAGCTAAGTAATTTAGACCAAGAAGATCTCTGGTTTGTTTTGCTGGCCTGGTGCTGAGTTTGCTGATTCTCAGCCGGGGGTAGGCAGCAGAGTGCTAAATTGGCTTCAGTGCCgctcagatagagaagggaaaattaGCCAGATTTCCTGCTTCTGATCACGATTGGTGACTTTCCCCCCTTGCTGGAAGTTAGTCTTGGCAGTATATCCCGCTCTGGTCAATTAAATGGCCATGCTCACAATTTTCGCACATTAAAGTGTAGCTAGTTAGAAGGGCTATTGTAGGTTATCTGATGCTCACAGAATCTTACCACAGTGAGTCAACCTTCAGGAGGGGAGATCTGATGTGAAAAAGAAACTTTTACGAAAATCTCTGAcaacaataatttgtatttatctaatttattaaaaccccttataattttgaacacttctgttaaatctccccttaaccttcactggagaacaatcccagagtctctgcacataactgaaactGCCTATAATTTGCTGCTGTTGATCTAAAACTCAATAGCCGAGCAGGGTGAAACATCAATGTTTTGTTCTTCCAATGCCCCACCTAAAACTTGAAGGGAAAAGTTAGAAAGGGAACAGTTCTTGGCAAATTAGTGATTTGCACAGTTGCTCATCCTGACACACACCTTACAGTCAAACTTTAAAAAAGACTGGTTGCAATGTATTTCCACTGGTTTTCTGTCGAGCAGATTAAGCAATTGATGGAAGTTGGCAATCTGGAAACGTGACAATTCCTCAATGCCAATAGACCTTTAGCTTTCACATTACAGAGCAGCAACAGGCTGACACAGTTAACTTTGTACTCT
This genomic window from Heterodontus francisci isolate sHetFra1 chromosome 43, sHetFra1.hap1, whole genome shotgun sequence contains:
- the LOC137355729 gene encoding retinol dehydrogenase 8-like, which gives rise to MSARTVMVTGCSSGIGLALAVKLAKDELKRFKVVATMRDLNKKKKLEDAAGDTLNNTLEIKELDVCSEDSVCKCVNSIPERKVDILVNNAGMGLIGPVECQSLDTMRTVLETNFFGLTRLVKEILPDMKRRQNGHIVVMSSVMGLHGLLFNDIYSASKFAVEGFCESLAIQALRFNINISLIEPGPVFTEFETKLYEDAAKMDLSSTDEETAKMFRQLYLPYSKKVFGTLGQTAEEVAEHTVKVITSENPPFRYQTNNLYTPFTTLKFADPTGNLHVDTFYKMIFQHDRIFNASLNLIKLLRWRSRNNPEGGKRS